A stretch of the Mycobacteroides immunogenum genome encodes the following:
- the metX gene encoding homoserine O-acetyltransferase MetX, producing the protein MPAPGIALPQGDEIAYVPIGSVTLESGAVIDDVTVAVQSWGELSPRRDNVVFVCHALTADSHVVGPAGPEHITGGWWEGIIGPGAAIDTNHWCAVATNVLGGCRGTTGPTSLAADGKPWGSRFPEVSVRDQVHADVAALAQLGITEVAAVVGGSMGGARALEWAVTHPDSVRAALVLAVGARATGDQIGTQSTQIAAIQADPDWQGGDYHGSGRSPVNGLNLARRIAHLTYRGEVELDTRFGNSPQVGPDGPEDPWADGRYAVQSYLEHQGNKFIRRFDAGSYVILTESLNRHDVGRGRGGVEKALKSCPVPVVVGGITSDRLYPLRLQEELADLLPGCTGLRVVESVHGHDAFLIEFDAVSELVRETLALAKATQAS; encoded by the coding sequence CTGCCGGCGCCCGGCATTGCCCTGCCCCAGGGCGATGAGATCGCCTATGTGCCAATCGGTTCGGTGACGCTGGAAAGCGGTGCCGTGATCGACGACGTGACCGTCGCGGTGCAGAGCTGGGGAGAGCTCTCGCCCCGCCGCGACAACGTGGTCTTCGTCTGCCATGCGCTCACCGCCGATTCTCACGTGGTGGGGCCCGCCGGACCCGAGCACATCACCGGCGGGTGGTGGGAGGGCATCATCGGCCCGGGCGCGGCCATCGACACCAACCATTGGTGTGCCGTCGCCACCAACGTCCTGGGCGGTTGCCGGGGCACCACCGGCCCCACGTCACTCGCCGCTGACGGCAAGCCGTGGGGTTCACGATTCCCCGAGGTATCGGTGCGCGACCAGGTGCACGCCGATGTCGCCGCACTTGCGCAACTGGGTATCACCGAGGTGGCCGCCGTCGTCGGTGGATCGATGGGTGGCGCACGCGCACTGGAATGGGCCGTGACGCACCCGGATTCGGTACGTGCGGCGCTGGTGCTGGCGGTCGGCGCGAGGGCAACCGGCGACCAGATCGGCACGCAGAGCACGCAGATCGCCGCGATCCAGGCCGACCCGGACTGGCAGGGCGGTGACTATCACGGCAGTGGACGCAGCCCCGTTAACGGCCTGAATCTGGCCCGGCGCATCGCACACCTGACCTATCGCGGCGAGGTCGAGCTGGACACCCGGTTCGGCAACAGCCCGCAGGTCGGCCCGGACGGACCCGAGGACCCCTGGGCGGACGGCCGGTACGCGGTGCAGAGCTACCTGGAACATCAGGGCAACAAGTTCATTCGGCGCTTCGACGCGGGCAGCTACGTCATCCTGACCGAATCGCTCAACCGCCACGATGTGGGCCGCGGCCGTGGAGGCGTCGAGAAGGCGTTGAAGAGCTGCCCGGTCCCCGTCGTGGTCGGCGGCATCACCTCCGATCGGCTGTACCCGTTGCGACTGCAGGAGGAATTAGCGGACCTGCTGCCGGGTTGTACCGGCTTGCGGGTGGTTGAGTCTGTGCACGGCCATGACGCGTTCCTCATCGAGTTCGATGCGGTGAGCGAGCTGGTGCGGGAGACGCTCGCACTGGCCAAGGCAACACAGGCTTCGTAA
- a CDS encoding bifunctional methylenetetrahydrofolate dehydrogenase/methenyltetrahydrofolate cyclohydrolase, which yields MTATRLDGKATRDEIFVELATRAAALKAAGKTPGLGTILVGDDPGSHAYVRGKHADCAKVGLNSIRRDLPADIDQATLCATIDELNANPDCTGYIVQLPLPKHLDENEALERIDPDKDADGLHPTNLGRLVLGKEAPLPCTPRGIVYLLRRYDVALDGAHVVVIGRGVTVGRPLGLLLTRRSENATVTLCHTGTRDLAALTRQADIIVAAAGVPHMVTADMVKPGAAVIDVGVSRVDDKLTGDVAEDVWDVAGYVSPNPGGVGPLTRAFLLTNVIERAERS from the coding sequence GTGACGGCGACTCGACTTGACGGCAAGGCCACCCGCGATGAGATTTTTGTGGAGCTGGCCACCCGCGCCGCGGCGCTGAAGGCGGCGGGCAAGACACCGGGGCTGGGCACCATCCTGGTGGGTGACGACCCGGGCTCGCACGCCTATGTGCGTGGCAAGCACGCGGACTGCGCCAAGGTGGGCCTCAACTCGATCCGCCGCGATCTGCCCGCCGATATCGACCAGGCCACGCTGTGCGCCACCATCGACGAGCTGAACGCCAACCCGGATTGCACGGGCTACATCGTGCAGCTGCCGTTGCCCAAGCATCTCGACGAGAACGAGGCGCTGGAGCGCATCGATCCCGACAAGGACGCCGACGGGCTGCACCCGACGAACCTGGGGCGGCTGGTACTGGGCAAGGAAGCGCCGCTTCCGTGCACGCCGCGGGGCATCGTCTATCTGCTGCGTCGCTACGACGTCGCACTCGACGGCGCACATGTGGTGGTGATCGGCCGTGGCGTCACGGTGGGGCGTCCCCTGGGGCTGCTGCTCACCCGGCGCTCGGAGAATGCGACAGTCACCCTGTGCCACACCGGAACCCGTGACCTGGCCGCGCTGACCCGGCAGGCCGACATCATCGTGGCCGCCGCCGGCGTGCCGCACATGGTGACCGCCGACATGGTCAAGCCGGGCGCCGCGGTGATCGACGTGGGCGTGAGCCGGGTCGACGACAAGTTGACCGGCGACGTGGCCGAGGATGTCTGGGATGTCGCCGGGTACGTCTCGCCCAACCCCGGTGGGGTCGGGCCGCTGACCCGAGCCTTCTTGCTCACCAACGTGATCGAGCGAGCGGAGCGTTCGTGA
- a CDS encoding pentapeptide repeat-containing protein has protein sequence MAEHWTDREITAETFYDEDFRELRTERVVFTECDFSGANLTESLHIGSAFRNCTFRRTSLWHSEFRQCSLLGSTFTDCRVRPSKFTESDFTLSSLAGLDLREMDLSDCRFREANLVGTDMRKANLHGADFTGARTQNLKLDGADLRGARIDPTLWTTATLVGAKVDLPQAVAYAAAHGLDVHGG, from the coding sequence ATGGCCGAGCATTGGACAGACCGCGAAATCACCGCAGAGACCTTCTACGACGAGGACTTTCGTGAACTGCGTACCGAGCGCGTGGTTTTCACCGAATGTGATTTCAGCGGTGCCAACCTCACCGAGTCGCTGCACATCGGCTCGGCCTTCCGGAACTGCACCTTCCGCCGCACCTCCCTGTGGCATTCGGAGTTCCGGCAGTGCAGCCTGCTCGGCTCCACCTTCACCGACTGCCGGGTGCGTCCGTCGAAGTTCACCGAATCCGATTTCACGCTGTCCTCGCTCGCGGGGCTCGATCTGCGTGAGATGGATCTGTCGGACTGTCGTTTTCGCGAGGCCAACCTGGTGGGCACCGATATGCGTAAGGCCAATCTGCATGGTGCCGACTTCACCGGCGCCCGCACCCAGAACCTCAAACTCGATGGGGCCGACCTGCGTGGTGCGCGCATCGACCCGACGTTGTGGACCACCGCCACCCTGGTCGGCGCCAAAGTCGATCTGCCCCAGGCCGTCGCCTATGCGGCCGCGCACGGGTTGGACGTGCACGGGGGCTAA
- a CDS encoding bifunctional o-acetylhomoserine/o-acetylserine sulfhydrylase, which yields MTDIDRTAQWTFETKQIHAGQSADTATNARALPIYQTTSYVFNDTAHAAALFGLSEEGNIYTRIGNPTQDVVEQRIAALEGGVAALLLASGQAAATLAIVNIAQAGDNIVSSPRLYGGTYNLLHYTLPRLGISTTFVDDPDDLESWRKAITPDTKALFAESISNPQNDILDIAGLSEIAHAAGIPLIVDNTVATPYLIQPLAHGADVVVHSATKYLGGHGNAIGGVIIDGGTFDWTQGRHPGFTTPDPSYHGVVFADLGAPAYALKARVQLLRDLGPAISPFNAFLIAQGLETLSLRVERHVANAQRVAEFLVSQPEVTRVNYAGLPTSPWYERAQALAPKGAGAVLAFELDGGVEAATTFIDSLTLHSQVANIGDVRSLVIHPATTTHGQLSPTEQAASGVTPGLVRLAVGIEGIDDILADLESGFAAVRRLKQPAAVASS from the coding sequence ATGACCGATATCGACCGCACCGCCCAGTGGACCTTCGAGACCAAGCAGATCCACGCGGGCCAGTCCGCCGACACGGCGACCAACGCCCGGGCCCTGCCGATCTACCAGACCACCTCTTACGTCTTCAATGACACCGCGCACGCCGCCGCGCTCTTCGGATTGTCCGAAGAAGGCAACATCTACACCCGCATCGGCAACCCCACCCAGGACGTTGTCGAGCAGCGCATCGCCGCCCTGGAAGGCGGGGTGGCGGCGCTGCTGCTGGCATCCGGGCAGGCCGCGGCGACCCTGGCGATCGTGAACATCGCGCAGGCCGGCGACAACATCGTGTCCAGCCCCCGGCTGTACGGCGGCACCTACAACCTGCTGCACTACACCCTGCCGCGCCTGGGCATCTCGACCACCTTCGTCGACGACCCCGACGATCTGGAGTCGTGGCGCAAGGCCATCACCCCGGACACCAAGGCGCTGTTCGCCGAGTCGATCTCCAACCCGCAGAACGACATTCTCGATATCGCGGGCCTGTCCGAGATCGCGCACGCGGCAGGTATCCCCCTGATCGTCGACAACACCGTCGCCACGCCGTACCTGATTCAGCCGCTGGCGCACGGGGCCGACGTAGTGGTGCACTCGGCCACCAAATACCTTGGCGGACACGGCAATGCCATCGGTGGCGTGATCATCGACGGCGGCACGTTCGACTGGACCCAGGGGCGTCATCCCGGGTTCACCACCCCGGATCCGAGCTACCACGGGGTGGTGTTCGCCGACCTGGGCGCGCCCGCCTATGCCCTCAAGGCACGTGTGCAGCTACTGCGCGATCTCGGTCCGGCCATCTCACCGTTCAACGCCTTCCTCATCGCCCAGGGCCTGGAAACATTGAGCCTGCGCGTGGAGCGGCACGTCGCGAACGCACAGCGGGTGGCCGAGTTCCTGGTCAGCCAGCCGGAAGTCACCCGCGTCAACTACGCCGGGCTGCCCACGTCGCCCTGGTACGAGCGCGCGCAGGCCCTGGCCCCCAAGGGTGCCGGTGCCGTGCTCGCTTTCGAACTGGACGGCGGCGTCGAGGCGGCGACCACCTTCATCGATTCGCTGACCCTGCACAGCCAGGTGGCCAACATCGGCGATGTGCGCTCCCTGGTCATCCACCCCGCCACCACCACGCACGGACAGCTTTCGCCCACCGAGCAGGCGGCCTCGGGCGTCACACCGGGACTGGTCCGGTTGGCCGTCGGCATCGAGGGCATCGACGACATCCTGGCCGACCTGGAGTCCGGATTCGCGGCCGTGCGCCGGCTCAAACAACCCGCGGCGGTGGCATCATCGTGA
- a CDS encoding winged helix-turn-helix transcriptional regulator, translating into MSASSQPMDDWLGNLFDTECPTRIVLDRVGDKWTVLVVAALADGPLRFTVLRDRVGGVTGKVLTSTLRSMLRDGLVTRMAYATVPPTVEYQLTELGVSLREPIDHLRAWAERNVARIVRNREAHDGALSSTDVTIG; encoded by the coding sequence ATGTCTGCCTCGTCACAGCCCATGGATGACTGGTTGGGAAATCTGTTCGACACGGAATGCCCCACCCGGATCGTGTTGGACAGAGTCGGGGACAAGTGGACAGTCCTGGTGGTCGCGGCCCTTGCCGACGGACCCTTGCGGTTCACTGTCCTGCGCGATCGCGTCGGCGGCGTAACCGGCAAGGTGCTCACGTCCACGCTGCGCTCGATGCTCCGCGACGGCTTGGTGACGCGGATGGCTTATGCCACCGTCCCGCCGACAGTGGAATACCAGCTGACCGAGTTGGGCGTTTCGCTTCGCGAGCCCATCGACCACCTGCGGGCGTGGGCTGAGCGCAATGTGGCGCGCATCGTGCGCAACCGGGAAGCCCATGATGGAGCCTTGTCGTCGACGGACGTAACCATCGGGTGA
- a CDS encoding DUF3017 domain-containing protein — protein MTTTRDLFGDALDAVRRFAREQWPILVVSAVFLVALGLVIADRWRRGALVVGIAVGIAAAMRLVLTDETAGLLAVRSKTFDVGALGAVAAAMVYLALTIDPLGTG, from the coding sequence GTGACCACTACCCGGGACCTGTTCGGCGACGCGTTGGATGCCGTCCGCCGATTTGCCCGTGAACAGTGGCCGATTCTGGTGGTGTCAGCGGTTTTTCTGGTGGCGTTGGGTTTGGTGATCGCCGACCGCTGGCGGCGCGGTGCGTTGGTGGTCGGCATCGCCGTCGGTATCGCGGCGGCGATGCGCCTGGTGCTTACCGACGAGACCGCGGGCCTACTTGCGGTGCGCAGCAAGACCTTTGATGTGGGGGCTCTCGGTGCCGTCGCGGCGGCGATGGTCTACCTTGCGTTGACCATCGATCCGCTGGGTACCGGCTAG
- a CDS encoding nitroreductase family protein has product MTSLNLSADEVLTTTRSVRKRLDFDKPVERAVVEECLNIALQAPTGSNHQGWHWVIVEDAGKKKAIADIYREGWNKYAKGAGATYAEGDSRAERKAKVVDSAGYLAENFERSPLFLIPCIEGRLDNLPVVGAASSWGSLLPAVWSFMLAARNRGLGSAWTTLHLMDDGEKRTADILGIPFDKITQGGLFPIAYTVGTDFQLAKRQPLADVLHWDTW; this is encoded by the coding sequence ATGACCTCCCTGAATTTGTCGGCCGACGAAGTTCTGACCACCACCCGTTCGGTGCGCAAGCGCCTGGATTTCGACAAGCCCGTCGAGCGCGCGGTTGTCGAGGAATGCCTGAATATCGCGCTGCAGGCACCGACCGGTTCCAACCATCAGGGCTGGCACTGGGTGATCGTGGAGGACGCCGGCAAGAAGAAGGCGATCGCCGACATCTACCGCGAGGGCTGGAACAAGTACGCCAAGGGCGCGGGCGCCACCTACGCCGAAGGTGATTCTCGGGCAGAGCGCAAGGCAAAGGTCGTGGATTCGGCCGGCTACCTCGCCGAGAACTTCGAGCGCTCGCCGCTGTTCCTCATTCCCTGCATCGAGGGACGCCTCGACAATCTGCCGGTGGTGGGTGCGGCATCGTCGTGGGGATCGCTGCTCCCCGCGGTGTGGAGCTTCATGCTTGCCGCGCGTAACCGCGGTCTGGGGTCGGCCTGGACGACATTGCACCTGATGGACGACGGTGAGAAGCGCACCGCGGACATCCTGGGTATCCCGTTCGACAAGATCACCCAGGGTGGGCTGTTCCCCATCGCGTACACCGTCGGCACCGACTTCCAGCTCGCCAAGCGTCAGCCGCTCGCCGACGTCCTGCACTGGGACACGTGGTGA
- a CDS encoding NADH:flavin oxidoreductase, whose amino-acid sequence MGSDAAGVPDVLAPARLGPITLRNRTIKAATFEAASPDAFVTDDLIEYHRKPALGGVGMTTVAYCAVAPEGRTEYGQVWMREEAIPGLRRLTSAIHDTGAAVSAQIGHAGPVANARSNGFPALSPIRFFNPLGMKFARRASASDIDGVIAAHANAARLAIEAGFDAVEIHLGHGYFVSSFLSPLFNRRGDEYGGSLANRAKVARAVVQAVRKVAGGRLAVTAKLTMTDGIRGGIPIEESLQTAKWLQEDGGLDALELTAGSSLVNPMYLFRGDVPIRELAQGFPKPMGWGVRLTGKKFFRSYPYRDAFLLDDARRFRAELDMPLILLGGIAGGESMDLAMAEGFDFVAMGRALLADPDLVNRVAADRQTHSRCTHCNQCMATIFSKTHCVLT is encoded by the coding sequence ATGGGCAGTGACGCCGCTGGAGTTCCCGACGTGTTGGCGCCCGCGCGACTCGGCCCCATCACCCTGCGCAACCGGACAATCAAGGCCGCCACGTTCGAGGCCGCCTCCCCCGACGCCTTCGTGACCGACGATCTCATCGAATATCACCGCAAACCCGCACTCGGCGGGGTCGGCATGACCACGGTCGCGTATTGCGCCGTCGCCCCCGAGGGACGCACCGAATACGGCCAGGTCTGGATGCGCGAAGAAGCCATCCCCGGGCTGCGCCGCCTCACCAGTGCGATCCACGACACCGGTGCCGCCGTATCGGCACAGATCGGCCACGCCGGCCCGGTCGCCAACGCACGATCCAACGGATTCCCGGCGCTGTCGCCGATCCGGTTCTTCAACCCGTTGGGCATGAAATTCGCCCGCCGGGCCAGCGCCTCGGACATCGACGGTGTGATCGCCGCGCACGCGAACGCGGCCCGGCTGGCCATCGAGGCAGGTTTCGATGCCGTCGAAATCCATTTGGGTCACGGATATTTCGTGAGCTCATTCCTGAGCCCGCTGTTCAATCGGCGCGGCGACGAGTACGGCGGCTCACTGGCCAACCGTGCCAAGGTGGCCCGTGCCGTGGTGCAGGCGGTACGCAAGGTCGCCGGCGGGCGGCTGGCCGTCACCGCGAAGCTGACCATGACCGACGGCATCCGCGGCGGCATTCCCATCGAGGAATCCCTGCAGACGGCCAAATGGCTGCAAGAGGACGGTGGGCTCGATGCCCTGGAGCTGACCGCGGGCAGCTCCCTGGTCAATCCCATGTACTTGTTCCGCGGCGACGTTCCAATCCGCGAGCTCGCCCAGGGCTTCCCCAAGCCCATGGGGTGGGGCGTACGGCTGACGGGAAAGAAGTTCTTCCGGTCCTATCCCTACCGCGACGCCTTTCTGCTGGACGATGCCCGCCGATTCCGCGCCGAGCTGGACATGCCGCTGATTCTCTTGGGCGGCATCGCCGGCGGCGAGTCGATGGACCTGGCCATGGCCGAGGGCTTCGATTTTGTGGCCATGGGCCGCGCGTTGCTCGCCGATCCGGATCTGGTGAATCGGGTGGCGGCCGACCGGCAGACGCATTCGCGGTGCACCCACTGCAATCAATGCATGGCAACAATTTTCAGCAAAACTCATTGCGTGCTCACCTAG
- a CDS encoding ATP-binding cassette domain-containing protein has protein sequence MTGREAPTLTVAFDGDERKFAPGHDIHIGRDIHADVRITHPLVSRIHLIIRFVDGKWIAEDQRSLNGMFVNGRQVGWVEVRDDTVINLGDPGGPRLTFALGGLGSETQLGIAPPTMRGYVSGTQQQTPYTGAQQPGTTGQPYSSAQQHYPTGGYQSAPQAYGQPPSQQHPYGAPPSAAHTYGTPSTSGPTRPRQQYPSEPIPAPASYSSEPVEPFGTRAMRALGIGGAPKPTPGAITVGRAPDNTIVVNDVLASRHHALLLPTAGGLEIQDLHTINGTFVNGVQVEQSSLREGDTVTIGNVDLVVQDGTLVKPTMATRVGGLEVQGIDFVVEGGKKLLDDISFSAGPGSLTAVIGPSGAGKSTLARLIVGNTQPSAGKVSFEGHGVHAEYAVMRNRIGMVPQDDVVHPQLTVSQALHYAAELRLPPDTTKEDREQVVSRVLEELEMTKHAETRVDKLSGGQRKRASVAMELLTGPSLLILDEPTSGLDPALDRQVMSLMRQLADAGRVVVVVTHSLTYLSYCDQVLLLAPGGKTAYCGPPRGIGQEMGTTDWADIFANAAADPDGVHQAYLSRHPAANKPVTAASKPGDLGKPPKTSLLRQVSTVARRQGRLILADRGYFIFLALLPFVLAGLVLSVPGSAGFNVALPDNPNEPGLLLALTNLGASFLGLALTIRDLIGERVIFRREQAVGLSATAYLLAKIITYCGAAIVQSAIMTAVIVIVRGGPTQGAVLLGSANFELWVAVAATACAATVLGLVLSSLATSAEQVMPMLVIATMTQIVFSGGLIPVTGRAGLEQLSFLFPSRWGFAATAATCDLRKLVPVGPQDELWNHDAGTWLFDMGILALLSLVMAGFVRWRIRLKA, from the coding sequence ATGACTGGTCGGGAAGCACCCACTCTCACGGTGGCATTCGACGGTGACGAGCGAAAGTTCGCACCCGGGCACGATATTCATATCGGCCGCGATATCCACGCCGATGTACGCATCACACACCCGTTGGTGTCGCGTATCCACCTGATAATCAGGTTTGTCGACGGCAAATGGATCGCCGAGGACCAACGCAGTCTCAACGGCATGTTCGTCAACGGCCGTCAGGTCGGTTGGGTCGAGGTGCGCGATGACACCGTGATCAACCTGGGCGATCCGGGCGGCCCACGGCTGACCTTCGCGCTCGGAGGCCTGGGCAGCGAGACACAGCTGGGCATCGCTCCCCCGACCATGCGCGGGTATGTCTCGGGCACCCAACAGCAGACGCCCTACACCGGCGCTCAGCAGCCCGGCACCACCGGCCAGCCGTACTCAAGTGCCCAGCAGCACTACCCCACCGGCGGGTACCAGTCCGCCCCGCAGGCATACGGCCAGCCGCCCAGTCAGCAGCATCCGTACGGAGCCCCGCCGTCGGCCGCCCATACCTACGGGACACCCAGCACCTCGGGCCCCACCCGGCCGCGCCAGCAATACCCGTCGGAACCCATCCCGGCGCCTGCCTCCTATTCCAGCGAGCCGGTTGAGCCCTTCGGGACACGGGCGATGCGCGCACTGGGCATCGGCGGCGCGCCCAAGCCGACACCCGGCGCCATCACCGTCGGCCGCGCTCCCGACAACACCATCGTCGTCAACGATGTGCTGGCCTCGCGCCACCACGCCTTGTTGCTTCCGACAGCGGGCGGCCTGGAGATCCAGGACCTGCACACCATCAACGGCACCTTCGTCAACGGCGTCCAGGTGGAGCAGTCGTCGCTGCGCGAAGGCGACACCGTCACCATCGGTAACGTCGACCTGGTCGTCCAGGACGGCACGCTGGTCAAGCCGACGATGGCCACCCGGGTCGGCGGCCTTGAGGTGCAAGGCATCGACTTCGTCGTCGAGGGCGGCAAGAAGCTGCTCGACGACATCAGCTTCTCGGCGGGTCCCGGCTCGCTGACCGCGGTGATCGGACCCTCCGGCGCCGGCAAGTCCACCCTGGCCCGGCTCATCGTCGGCAACACCCAACCGTCGGCGGGCAAGGTGTCCTTCGAGGGGCACGGGGTGCACGCCGAATATGCCGTGATGCGAAACCGCATCGGCATGGTGCCGCAGGACGATGTGGTGCACCCGCAGCTGACCGTCAGCCAGGCGCTGCATTACGCCGCCGAGCTGCGCCTGCCGCCGGATACCACCAAGGAAGATCGTGAGCAGGTGGTGTCCCGGGTTCTCGAGGAACTCGAGATGACCAAGCACGCCGAGACGCGCGTTGACAAGCTCTCCGGTGGGCAGCGCAAGCGGGCCTCGGTGGCCATGGAGCTGCTGACCGGCCCGTCGCTGCTGATCCTGGACGAGCCCACCTCCGGTCTGGACCCGGCGCTGGACCGTCAGGTGATGAGCCTGATGCGCCAGCTCGCCGATGCGGGCCGCGTGGTCGTGGTGGTTACCCACTCACTGACCTACCTGAGCTACTGCGACCAGGTGCTGCTGTTGGCGCCCGGCGGCAAGACCGCCTACTGCGGGCCGCCCCGTGGCATCGGCCAGGAGATGGGCACCACCGACTGGGCCGACATCTTCGCCAATGCCGCCGCCGATCCCGACGGGGTGCATCAGGCCTATCTGTCGCGGCACCCCGCCGCGAACAAACCGGTCACGGCGGCAAGCAAGCCCGGCGATCTGGGCAAGCCCCCCAAGACCAGCCTGCTGCGGCAGGTCTCCACGGTGGCGCGCCGCCAGGGACGGCTGATTCTTGCCGACCGCGGGTACTTCATCTTCTTGGCGCTACTGCCGTTTGTCCTTGCGGGCCTGGTGTTGTCGGTGCCTGGTAGTGCCGGTTTCAACGTGGCTTTGCCCGACAACCCGAACGAACCGGGGCTGTTGCTGGCGCTGACGAACCTCGGTGCGAGCTTCCTGGGTCTGGCGCTGACCATCCGCGACCTGATCGGTGAGCGGGTGATCTTCCGGCGTGAGCAGGCGGTGGGTCTGTCGGCCACTGCCTATCTGCTCGCCAAGATCATCACCTACTGCGGTGCTGCCATCGTGCAATCGGCGATCATGACGGCCGTCATCGTGATCGTGCGCGGCGGACCCACCCAGGGTGCGGTGCTACTGGGCAGCGCGAACTTTGAGCTCTGGGTGGCCGTCGCGGCAACCGCGTGCGCGGCCACGGTGTTGGGCCTGGTGCTGTCGTCGCTGGCCACCTCGGCCGAGCAGGTGATGCCGATGCTGGTGATCGCCACCATGACCCAGATCGTGTTCAGCGGTGGTCTCATCCCGGTGACGGGTCGTGCCGGGCTCGAACAGCTTTCGTTCCTCTTCCCGTCGCGCTGGGGTTTTGCGGCCACCGCCGCGACCTGCGATCTGCGCAAGCTGGTGCCGGTGGGGCCGCAGGACGAGTTGTGGAACCACGATGCCGGCACCTGGCTGTTCGACATGGGCATCCTGGCGCTGCTCTCGCTGGTGATGGCCGGGTTCGTGCGCTGGCGCATCCGCCTGAAGGCCTGA
- a CDS encoding NAD(P)-dependent oxidoreductase, protein MKIAIFGATGMVGSRIAAELRGRGHEVTGYSRRGSDDAQPGTLSDSTLVATAAAEHDAVVSAIGPSRSGEPHSEFIDAISTAAANLRGTRLFVVGGAGTLRVNGIRLVDSPEFPEAYRAEALTQGAALEILERTGQDVDWVYLSPAPLIEPGERTGSYRVAGDSPAGQRISAEDFAVAVADELEHPAHRRERFTVAN, encoded by the coding sequence ATGAAGATCGCAATATTCGGCGCAACCGGAATGGTCGGCTCGCGCATCGCCGCCGAGCTACGCGGACGCGGACACGAGGTGACCGGATACAGCCGCCGCGGTAGTGACGACGCCCAACCCGGGACACTCTCCGACAGCACTCTCGTGGCGACAGCCGCCGCCGAGCATGACGCTGTTGTCTCCGCGATCGGACCAAGCCGTTCCGGTGAACCACACAGCGAATTCATCGACGCGATCAGCACAGCCGCCGCAAACCTGCGCGGCACCCGGCTGTTCGTCGTCGGCGGCGCGGGAACGCTCCGCGTCAACGGAATACGCCTGGTCGACTCCCCGGAGTTCCCGGAGGCATACCGCGCCGAGGCGCTGACTCAGGGTGCCGCGCTGGAGATACTCGAGCGGACCGGACAAGACGTGGACTGGGTGTACCTCTCCCCGGCGCCGCTTATCGAGCCGGGAGAGCGCACGGGTTCCTACCGCGTCGCAGGTGACTCCCCGGCGGGCCAGCGCATCTCGGCCGAAGATTTCGCGGTCGCGGTAGCCGACGAACTCGAACACCCGGCACACCGGCGCGAGCGATTTACGGTCGCCAATTGA
- a CDS encoding class I SAM-dependent methyltransferase: MPDAQAEPSLSFGSQAAAYERGRPSYPPEAIDWLLPPGAHDVLDLGAGTGKLTTRLVERGLNVVAVDPLAEMLEVLSNSLPDTPALLGTAEEIPLPDNSVDAVLVAQAWHWVDPERAIPEVARVLRPGGRLGLVWNVRDERLGWVSDLGHIIGHENASDSADIQELPAPFTAQERHQVEWTSYLTPQALLDMVASRSYCITAPEAARKKTLQQVRELLATHPALAQSTGLALPYVTVSIRATLNH, encoded by the coding sequence ATGCCGGACGCACAAGCAGAACCATCGCTGTCGTTCGGTTCGCAGGCAGCCGCCTACGAACGAGGCCGGCCCTCGTATCCACCCGAGGCAATCGATTGGCTGCTGCCGCCCGGAGCGCACGATGTCCTGGATCTGGGCGCAGGCACCGGCAAGCTGACCACCCGCCTGGTGGAGCGCGGACTCAATGTCGTCGCGGTCGATCCCCTCGCCGAAATGCTTGAGGTGCTGAGCAATTCGCTGCCCGATACCCCCGCGCTACTGGGCACCGCCGAAGAGATTCCACTGCCCGACAACAGCGTGGATGCCGTGCTGGTGGCGCAGGCCTGGCATTGGGTGGACCCCGAGCGCGCCATCCCCGAGGTGGCACGAGTACTCCGCCCGGGCGGGCGACTGGGCCTGGTGTGGAATGTGCGCGACGAACGCCTGGGCTGGGTGTCGGACCTGGGGCACATCATCGGCCATGAGAACGCGTCGGACTCGGCCGACATCCAGGAGCTTCCCGCACCGTTCACAGCGCAAGAGCGCCACCAGGTGGAGTGGACGAGTTACCTTACCCCGCAAGCACTTCTAGATATGGTGGCCTCACGCAGCTACTGCATCACCGCCCCCGAGGCCGCCCGGAAGAAGACCCTGCAGCAGGTTCGCGAGCTGCTTGCCACCCATCCCGCGCTGGCACAGTCGACGGGTCTTGCGCTGCCCTACGTGACGGTGAGCATCCGGGCGACCCTGAATCACTGA